The nucleotide window tccgtcccattgaacatgggtggacatgtaatagagtggctctcttggtttccggcgtatgccatctctcttgggttttaatccgtttgagagttaatccTGCTCtgctaccaattgttaggatcaagagcactaagagagggggggggggtgaattagtgcagcggaaaactttcgacgtaaactatgttcgtacgatgaaattgtttccgacgtaaaattgttttcggaaacttaacttgaaagcaagttcgtaaaggagtgcagcaaaagtaaagaggaagtaaagcatatatggaggtttgtagtaaggtaagcagcaagaataaatgcaaaccagagagcaccgtaattttagagtggttcggtcaatcttgacctatatccacttttggcttcctcctccgacgaggtcaccgatatccactagaggtcttccttcaataggcgaaggccaaccacccttttatagtttcactccttttgatgggcttaggagacaacccttacaaaattttctttcctctcttgatagatcaaaatttggaagaaaagaggaaggagaacttttaactcatacaacacttttgagctctaaaaatcacagagtaagattggattttcagtgccctttcatgcaggaaaaggTGGGGTACATATAGgcaccaaactggtttgaatttggagctcaaaaatgtcacatctcggatttctggggtcctggcggtactaccgcctgactggggcggtacaaccgcctgacaagggtggttgcaccgcctagtctcgctcggagactgagcccaagcggtgccaccgcctaactggggcggttgcaccgcctagcagagctcggagaccgagctcaagcggttccaccgcctgtcaggggaggttgcactgcctagcctagcttggagactgagccctgggcagtgccaccgccgacccaggcggtgccaccgctggccaagaaatctgggtccgaatgggttgatccattcggcccaatttgggtctgtcaagggtccaattgccccaagattaagttaataggatcacctcctatttctaacttaattatcgtgTTAACTATGATGTTTCTTAagtcatttactgcaacttgctccggtgcgtcaatcgcttcttccggcgagcttccggcgaacttccgtcgattatccgatgaaccctcggtgatgctccagcggacctccggcaaactcttggacttgtgacgatccacttggcgagttccgacaagcttcttttggcaagctcctagacttctcggatttgttcccgcagaacctccgacgaccgtccggacttccgtcgaactctcgaactcccaacgtgatcatagtcttgactccggcgtaactactGTTgtctgtcttactttcatcatagttaatcctgcatacttatctcaacatatggattagataacaaatgacaattgacaattgacttcatcatcaaaatttgagattcaacagcttCTCAGTGATGGATGACAGCGGCTCGGCCTCCAACCACTTGGTGAAGTAATCCACTCCGATGATGAGGAATTTCCTCTGCCCCAAAGCCGGTGGGAAGGCGCCAAGGAGGTCCATCCCCCATTGTGCGAAGGGTCATGCGTTATCCAAGGGGGTTAGGGGACCGCGGGTTGATGAGTGCCCAAGCATGCTTCTAACACTGTAGGCATCGTTGTACGTAGGCCATGGTGTCCCGACGCATAGTCGGCTAGTAGTACCCTTGTCGGAGGACTTTGAAGACTAAGGTCTGACCGCCAATGTGCTCCTCACAGATTCCTTCGTGAACCTTGGCTAACATCGATTGGGCTTCCACGGGGTCCAAGCAGCGTAGGAGAGGTTGGGTGAATGCCCTCTGATAAAGTCGCTCATTCATCTAACAATACCATGCTTGTGTGCGCCGGAGCCGTCGGGAGGACATCTTGTCGGTTGGAAGCATCCTGTCCCTTTTGTAGTAGAGGATTTCTTCTACCCAGGCTGGGGTTGCACTTCTGGTGGCCACCTCTTTGGCCGCAATGGTTCGGTAAGTAAGTTGTTCGACTTCTGGAGGCAATTTGGCATCCAGAGCCAAGGCGAGCTTTGCCAAAGCATCGGCTTGTGCGTTTTGTGCCTATGACACCCTTGTTATAGTGAAGCGCGGGAAGCAGCTAATGAGTTTCTTTGCTTCAAACAGGTATTTTGTCATGACGGCATCTCGAGTTTCATAGTCTCCATTGATATGGCCGACCATTAGTTGGGAGTCGGTGAAAACTTCGATGTTTCTGACTTGGAGCTCGCGGGCCAACTTGAGGCCGAATACGAGCGCCTCGTATTTGGCTTCGTTGTTGGTAGCCTTAAACCCGAAATGGAGCGTGTGACTAAACATCCGGCCATCGAGGCTTTTAAGGACGAGGCTGGCCCCGCCCCCTTTTGCGTTTGTCGAGTCGTCGACATGTAAGCTCCACCATTGCTCAGCATGCTCGCCGTTGTTGTTGCTAAGGGGAGTTAATTTCGAGATGAAGTCGACGATTGCCTGGGCCTTGACGACCATCCTCGGGATATATTGTATGTCGAATTCTCCAAGCTTAGCTAACCACTTGAGCATTCGTCCAGACACGTCGAATCTGAATAAGATTTGTCACAATTGTTGGTCAGTTATTACTTTAatcgggtgggcctggaagtagGGTCGTAGTTTCCTAGCTGTCTAAACGAGTTCATAGAGCCAGTTTTTCCACCGGTTGGTATCGCGTCTCGGGACCGCTGAAGACATGGCTCAAGTAGTAGATTGGTTGCTGCACTCCCAAATCTTCTCAGGTTAGGATAGAACTAATGGCGTGTTCGAAAGCCACAAGGTGGAGGCTGAGTGGTTCTCCCGAGGTGACCGTAGCAAGTCAGGGTAGGTGCGCCAGGTGCTCCTTTAGTCACTCATAGGCCTCTTGACATTCCGACATCCATTCGAAGTTCTTCGAGCTTTTTAGGATGCAGAAGAAGGGGAGACATTTGTCTCCTGATCGAGATAGGAATCGGGCCAGGGCGGCGAGCCTCCCGGTCAAGCGTTATATCTCCTTTACCGAACGGGGAGGCTGCATGTTGATGATAGCTTGAACTTTTTCTGGGTTGGCATCTATTCCCCTTTGGTGGACGATGAAGCTGAGGAATTTTCCTGAGCTGACCCCGAAGACATACTTAGCGGGGTTGAGGCGCATGCCACACTCCCACAATGTTCTGAATGTCTCATTAAGGTCCATCAGGTGGGTTCGGGTGGACTTGCTCTTGACGATCATGTCGTCAACATGCACCTCCATGTTTCTCCCAATATGGCGGGCGAACACCTTGTTCATCATCCTTTGATAGGTTGCTCCAGCATTcttcaacccgaacggcatgatTGTGTAGAAGTAAACTCCCCGGTTTATTATGAAATATGTGTTCCTGGTCTTCTGGTGCCATCTTGATTTGGTTGTACCCCGAGAATGCATCCAAGAATGTGAGGAGCTCGTGGCCTGAAGTTGCGTCGACCAACTGGTTGATCCTTGGTAGTGGGTAGCCGTCTTTCGGGTATGCTCGGTTGAGATCGGTATAGTTAACACACATTCTCCAACTTCCATTTGGCTCTTTAATGATAACTACATTCGACAACCATCGAGGATATTTTGCTTCTGCGATGAATCCTACCGCCAAGAGTCATTCTATATCGTCGTCTACTGCCTTTTGTTAGTCGGGTGCTAGCTCTCGGGGTCGATGCTTCACCGGTCGCACTTGGGGACTAATGTTCAGGTGGTGTTGTGCGACCATTCGGTCGATCCCGGGCATGTTCGCTAGTGACCAGGCAAAGACGTCAGCGTTTTCAACTAGCAGGTTGATGAGTTGCTCTCTTTCTTCCTCTGGTAGCCCCGACCTTGACGACCCTATCTGGTCGATTGTGACATAGCGAGACTTCTTAGGCGTGCTCAATCGGTTTGGGGCATTGGGTTGGCTTGGTGATGTCCCGAGGGTCAGCGACGGGATGCTCACGCCTCAGCTTCTTGGGTAATGTGACAGTCGCCAAGTAACATTATCGAGATTCCCGAGGATCGCTCCTTGCTTCTCCGACCCCTGCTCGGGTCGGGAATTTTATCGCTTGGTGGTATGTGGAGATGATCGCTCTAAGCTTGTTGAGGGTTGGTCTGCAcaggatggcgttgtatgccaAGGGGAGTTCCACCACCATGAAGGTTATCATGACCGTCTTGACCCGCGAGTCCTCGCCCAAGGTAACCGGTAGGACGGTTGTGCCGAGTGACGAAATGGAATCTCCTATAAATCTGGTAAGCGCCGAATAAATCGGGGTGAGGTCTTCCTTGGTCAGgccgagcttctggaaggcgtcgaagtataGGACATCGGTTGAATCCCGGTGTCCACCATGATCCTTTTAACCCGAGCATTAGCAATCCTGGCCAAGATGACTAGCACGTCATCATGCTCCGGGTACTCGGTTTCTCCCACCGGGAAGGTGATCCCGGGCACTTGGGATTGCCTCAAGCGTTTTTCAATGATTGCCCGGGCATAAGCTTTTCGTCTTGCCATGCTATCAACCCCTAACGCCGGACCACCACTGATCACATCAATCTGCTTTCCGATCGGACCCGACGGACGGGGTGATGGTTCGCGGGGCCTCCCGATGTAGCAACTCATATGCCCCCGGCATATGAGTTCTTCGATCTGGTTCTTGAGGTCGTgacactcctcggtgtcgtgTTCGTAGTCGCGATGAAATAGGTAGTACTTCGAGCGATCTCTGAGCTCGCGCGGTGCCTTCATCGAGTTGGGGGCCTTCAAGAGTCCCTTCTCCTTGATCTACAGGGCTATCTccatcctgaaggagttcaaaggcaGGAATGGGAGCCTCGAGGGTGGTGCATTGGGTCGGTCGATCCTCCTCTGGTGAGGTCGGGCTTAGTCTTAGTTCAGTCCTAGGTGTGCAAGATCATCCACGTCGACGCTCGGGCGGTTGGGATCATCATCTGGTGAGGTTGGGCTTCGGCTCTGGCTTCTAAGTCCGAAAGCTCTCCTTAGCGGTGTTGGGGCCTACCCTCGGGTTTGTTATGTTCGCGACCTCTTTTGCTCCTCACGCTTTCTCGCCATCAAAGCTTCAGTAGCTACATATTGGTTGGCGCGCTAAAGCATTTCGGGGATAGCCATCGGTGGCCGCTTAACCAGCGACCATAAGAATCTGGAAGGCCGAAGCCCCATCAAGAACGTCTGCATTATTAAAGAGGGAGGAGCATCGGGCAGCCCCCGGATTTCAGTAGCGAAGCGGGTCACAAAATGAGAAAGCGGCTCGTCGTCCTTTTGGCTGAGGCCGAGGAGCAGAATTGCATATGGCTTCGGTCACACGCTGGCCAGGAAGTTGAGTTAGAATTCTTTGGCCAACTGGTCTTAGGTGGCGATCGAAGCTGCCCTAAGTCGACTGTACCACATCCAAGCCAGGCCCCGAAGCAAGGTTGGGAATGCTCTGCGCATGAGAGCGTCCGAAGTGCTGTATAGAGCTATCTGGGCTCGAAAGGCGGCGACATGTTCCGTCAGGTTGGAGCTGCCATCATAAGCTTCGAGAATCGGGAGGCGGAAGCTCGGTGGGATTGGCTTGTCTTGAATTTCAGGCGTGAAAGGTGATTCTCGTGAAGAGGCCTCACTAAGCTCTTCTTTGGACTTGTGGAACCCTCATTGAACCTCATCTAGACGCTAATCTACCGAGCACAGTTGCGCCCGGAGAGAATCTGCCAAGTCGGACAATAGCGTGTCAGGCTCGGGACTGTCAGAGGCTTCGCACGCTGTGCATGGGGATTGACCTATGATTCAACCGTCGCTCGGGCGAGGATATGATGTCCATTGTCATGAACTACCGGGGAATCAGAGGCGGTGCCAGTGAGGGTGGAGGCTGTGCGGGTGTAGTAGGCGAAAATTCCCACTACGGCATGGCGAGTGCATTGGGAGTTgtcccggggggggggggggggggggacacgAGGGGGATGATGGTTTGCATCATCCCCGTTAGAACTTGAACTTGGTATGTCAGGTAGAGGAACACCTCGGTAGAGATAGAAGGTTGAGCAGTAGCCATTCCCGAGGGTGATAACCCCGGGTTCATGAACAGTCGCCAATAGCGCCCCGGGGGTCGTTCGCCTCTAGCTCAAGGGGAGGCAGGAGTTGTTCCCCCAGCCTGAGGGTCAAGTGGGTCGAGAGGCACTCATTGCCCAATTGTTTGACATTGTTGCCCGACTGGGAACGATCTTACGACATTAGGCCCtctttctagcgccaaaatgataGTGATCCTTTACACCATGGCAGAGGGAGTCAGTACGACTTGGTTCGGTCCCGGGTGCGCAAGATCGTCCACGTCGACGCTCGAGCGACAGGGATCAT belongs to Musa acuminata AAA Group cultivar baxijiao chromosome BXJ1-11, Cavendish_Baxijiao_AAA, whole genome shotgun sequence and includes:
- the LOC135596472 gene encoding uncharacterized protein LOC135596472, whose translation is MKAPRELRDRSKYYLFHRDYEHDTEECHDLKNQIEELICRGHMSCYIGRPREPSPRPSGPIGKQIDVISGGPALGVDSMARRKAYARAIIEKRLRQSQVPGITFPVGETEYPEHDDVLVILARIANARVKRIMVDTGIQPMSYTSTPSRSSA